The genomic interval gagtggtttcccccatcctgttctaataacagtgagttagttctcacgggatctgatggttttataaggggcctcTTCCTTTGCTGggctttcattcttctctctctgccaccacgtgaagaaggacatgtttgctttcccttctgccgtGACTGTCAGTTTCccaaggcctctccagccatgctggactgtgagtcaattaaacctctttcctttataaattacccagtctcaggtatttctttatttgcagcatgagaacagactaatacacattcctataatttttacatttgcaGAAAAATCAGGGACATTGTTAGCTAGGGAACGGGTGAGAAAAGAGGAGGGTGGTGGTGACGGTGGAGATGGGTGCGATCTAAGTTGGTAAATGCTCCCAGTTATTTcttcaggaggtggagcttatgTGGCTAAATGAATCTATGCCATGTATAGGATGCTGAGCACATCAAAACATaacccagaaagcctgacaccaaGGTGTGCTCCTCCAGTGCCAACACTGATGGAAGGATCAGTTAATAACAGTTAACATAGAGTTTATTCTGTACCAGTCAGTGGGTCAAACACTTTGTAGACATTTCTTATTTACTTCCCACAACAACCCAATGAGAGAGTTCTTACTATTACccctttttataaagaaattgaggtatctgattccagagcccatgTTGTTAATGCTAAGGTATACGTagcctttgcttttctctggTAGTGCTTTTTTAAAGCATGCCCACAAAGGTATCAGAAAACTTTGAATGGTCCCAAATGCATGAATAAAATACTCTCAGTTTCTTGGGAAGACTTGCTAGCTGGCACAGAAGAATACAACTGTTGTTCAAAGTTATTTTAGGATGCAGGGACTATTGTTATATTAATTGTTTCATCATGATGTGCCAGTTTCACATTCTAGTTGATGATCAAAGAAAGCCAATTAATTTCAAAGGTGAAAACCATCCATGAAATGGGAAAGGCCAAAACAAAAATTCTCACATGCTGTTTATTAGTACAAGCATAAATCAGAACAGCTTTTTAGACTTAATAGACTCACTTATTTGGTACACATGTACAGCCTCCAATTTACGAGGGAGTTTTGGATGACTAAATAGAAACCAATCTTCAACACAAAGTTTCATTATGTGGATGGCATTGTATGTCCTGGCAGAGACAACTGTCTAAAAAACTGCCCTGCCTTATTGCTAGCtgtaacaacttttaaaaatcatgacaagtttgtattaattcatttagtcATTATAATCTTTAGCAATTTACTTTGCCtcatatttctaaaaaaaaaacctcaaaaacttATTTTGCTTAATCTAAGCTGTAGTATATTCTCTTTCTACTAATCTTGTCTATTACCTTCTCCCTTTCTTGATTTAGAGGAACTAGGGCtgccattttgttccattggatACTGTCCACTTTCATGATGAAGTTCTTCCTCAATTCCACTTTCAGATGATTGCCCACTTAATGTCCCTTCATTCCAACTTCTACAGTTTTCATCTGAACTGTGTCTCACATGTAGCATCGATTCTATATCTCCATCATGGTTGGTTCCATTGCAGAATTTATATGGAGAATAAGGCTGTGATATGAATCCAACAAATTTCATTCCTCTTTTAGCAGCGAAATTAAtctgatatttaaaaagaaatggcagAACAAAATGTAAGCTCGATTTTCATTGATTACTTTATCAATTAACCTTTAGGTTTATTGAGGAAATCCACTAGAAGAGGGAGTAACGTGACCAGTAACAAAAGACTCATTCATAAACTAATGAATCACCTGTAAAATAGCACTGCCCCCAAGACCATGCCACACGATCATCATGACCTTCAAACAGAACCAAATATACTTTAGAAGTTATGAAAACAggaattattttttcctgaaggGCCACTGTTTGGGAAGAACTAATAATTCTGTAGCATGATTTTTGCAGACCATTTAACAATGGTGTCCCCAGTTGGAGCAAAATTAAAACCTATTCCAAGAAATTCCTAAAAATAACATTACCAAATACATCTTCATTAATAAAGAAGAGCTTtattaaattaaaagcaaaataaatatagttTTGCTTGTTTGATGGtatcaaagaaaaatgttaaaagactGATTCTTGACAAATGTGTAGGTATAAAGCACAGCCCAATTCATACCACTACTCTTACAAAGCTTTCTGATCGGCTTATGTCTTTATGCTATTGTCTCCTATGTGGGCCAAATACATAGGATTAGATTCAATCCTATCAATTAGAGAATAGGATTCTGAAGCATATGATATAATATCAGTGAAATAATTTTTGAGAACTTAAGAATGCTTGTTTTTAAACTCAGCACTTTTCCCATTGACATATAGGTAAGATTTAGCTTTTGTTTAAATGTAACAGCCAAAAACCTAAGGcctgttcctttctgtttttacttCGTTTCTTTGTTCTATTTTCCTCATGTGTTCAACTGGCCGCTCCTTTGAAGGCTGACATAGGGGACTATGTCTTATCCTTCTTTGTATTGCAGTGTTTTGTACTCATAGGTGCTCTATAAGTACTTGTTAAATTAGTTAAACGAAGAAATAGCAATGTCTTTTATATGGCTactgttttaaacatttaaattaaatgttgTAAATGTTActtgggaggaggagaaagaaaaagaattatgatGGAGGTTGCAAATGCAAACATTTAGAgtcagaatgaaatggaatgagaaaagccAGGAAGAACTGGGGCAGAACAGAGAGCAATGCCCAGTCAACGGGGGCAACTTAATTCACTCAGCTCCAGCTtgtaaggcaggagaattctgAGAGCAGGGAGAGAGTGTGGGTGTGTGGAGCTAGGACAAAGGACTAGAGCTGGTGAAATAGTGTTTGTTCCTATGAATTAACATATTGATATTGTAACCATTTAAAACAACCACAAATTTTCCTTTATATCAGTTGTCCTGGGAGAGAAGAAGACGGCAGGATAGAGATATGGCATTCTGCAGGTAGAAATGGGTGAATTTATCGTCAGTGCTTGTTAGTTGATTTGAgtgaaaagaagcagaaaatctTTTTTCTATTACTAGGAAATTTTATCTGGAAAGGACTGGTAACAAATatagtattaatttttttccattttcaagtTGGAggattgatatttttaaaatgttatttttagtttaaaattctgagaaaaatacttataaaccgaattttaaaattagagtgAACACTGATATAATGTTAGAACTTGACTTAAAAGTTAGCTGTTCAACAACCAACTCTTTACACAAGGCAGCTgctcaaaaataatatttggcaATTCATCTATGGCTCTTGTTCATACCCGGAGCAATGCTCAAATATTTCATGTGCTATGTTTCCTGAAGCTTTTCTCTTAATGAAATAACCCCATTACTCTAATTGCTGAAATAACAGTACTTTCCTGTTTAAATAGATCTTTAACTGTGTCTAGGAAGTCAAATGCAAAACAAGGGCTCTGATGGTGATCTGTTAAGACTAAATTAGTAgctacatttttgttttcaaaagaaattgGCTGGAGTGGATttattaccagaaaaaaaatttcccagaATAGTACTAATAAACAGTATGCATagtttgtttataaaatttagtCTCAAAGACTAAAAACCCTTATTGAATAGTGACTTTGTACCTAAATGGGAAATAATCATTAGCAACTATAACTGGCTATCCCCAAACCACAGGTAATCTTACAAACATGGTATTTAACGCTTGGaaacaactagaaaaacaagCGAACACATTTCAGTTTCTTACCTGAAAGGAAATGCCTTAGATTTTAGCtgtatgtatttaaataaaaagtaaaaccttATAAATATgtcaatgcaatggaaaagaaacacCTTTCACCATAAAATCCCATCAATTTAGAATATTTATGAATGTACAAGTTTTTTGTTTCAATCAATATACATATAGCATTTAACTTTTCATTTAAGTTTCAATTAAGTTATATTGTATAGACTTTTCTCTCTTGACAGTCAATATAGTTGTCATGTTTAATGCCTATAAAATGTTCTATTATATTAATCCATCATTGTCTCTTTCAAAGTCTTCCAGTTATTGAGAATTTGGACCCTTATTCACTGTTGGTTAAATATCTttgtataaaaatgattttttccccttttcaattattttcataaaatcagTTCCTAAGgaggagattaaaaaataaaatgggatttatggccaggcatgttggctcacacctgtaatcccagcactttgggaggccacggcagtagaatcgattgagcccaggagtttaagactagcctgggcaatacagactcctgtctttacaaaataaaaaaattggctgggcgtgatgtcacatgcctacaatcccagctaccagggtggctaaggcaggagaattgcttgagttcaagagttcaagactgcagtgagctatgattgtgccactatactccagcctattttctttaacaacaacaacaaaaaaagacaaaacggGATTTATGATTCTTCTTACTAAGTAGATATTCAGGAATACTGCATTAATTTGTTACAATGCCAGTTCTATTATGAATGTTAgcttttctttgttattattattattattattattattactattagagatagagtcttgctctgtcacccaggctggagtgtagtggcttgatcaccgctcactgcaggctcacttctgggatcaggtgatcctcctgtcttaccctcctgagtacctggcactacaggcatgtgccaccatgtccagctgatttttctttttctttcagtttttgtagtgttgggggtcttgctatgttgcctaggctggtcttggaactcctggcctcaagtgatcctcctgccttggcctcccaaaatgttgggattacaggtgtgagccaccacacctggccttaactTGTCTTAAAGCTTTGCTAATACCGGATTTTAATTAGATTTCCCGGTTTAATACTGGTGAGGTATTAGttctcagtttttatttacattaaacATTATTAGGTTGAACCTGTTACCAACTGTCTCCTAATTATTGacgtttctttcttttatattttctgtccATAGTCTCTGTCTGTCCACGTAAGACTGCATATTACTTTCATGGATTTGTATTCCTTTCCTGtaatgtatattttgaaaatgaagctCCCATAGGACATATCTGTTGCAGATTtctctttgattcttcttttttaagattaGTTTTCCTAGTACAgttgttatatttatatactcAAACTCCTTAATCTATTCATTGACTATATttactcttccattttcttttgtttttttatattaaaaaattacctCTTTATCTCatctgaaatgtggaatttattcTCTGCAGAACAATTGCCTACTTTCCCAATAGCATTCATTAAATAATGGTTGTTcctccattttatttcatcagGTTTGTCATTAAACTTcttatatttgtttaaatttagtTCTGGTTGTCCATTTTGTTTCACCTGGcctgtatttctgttttaaactctttacaatttggcacaAGTACTTCGATATGTTCTAAATTCTGGTAGAAAAGTTACCTGTCATTTCCTTATTCTTTTGGgggtaaaaaaggaaattgatGAAGATGAAATACCAAATGTTTCTCAATATCCCATGAAAAAGTGCATAAATTTAGTACCTTTTCTATCAGTTCTTTTGCTGCGTCATTTGTTTGTGCCTCAGAAGTTAGGGGACATTCCTCAATCACAAGCCTTGGGCGTCTTTGTCCACTGGGTGCTGCCGAATTCTTTGGGCTGTAATAGAgggaatatatatgtttatgattGGAGGCCAATTGCCGCTTTTCAGCTAATATACTCATGTGAAAATGAGTGAGAGACTCACAAACAGGGTCAAggtaatcattttttattatttcaagctTGATGGCTATCTTCTTATATAAAAATACCAGAAAAGCACAATAACTTCTATTAACTCAAATTTCCTTAATTTAAACTGCTATTAATTTAActtgtaatttagaaagaaagaaaagcttcatGTCTGTAGTTTTAATAaagttataagaaataattttagattgttGTTATACCTTATCAAACAAAAGCAGAagtaaaaattccatttaaatgCAAGTAAATATTgcccttttccctttttcttcttttctgatcttttttctttgcttattcttAGCCTTGCAAGGGTACTGCTAAGCCTGTCTGAAGTAATCCTAAAAGCAGAAAAGATAAGTCACACATGGTTGATAACATTTGTAATTAGGACATAAGCATTACTACTGTGCAAAAATGTCATGTTTGCTTAGTAATGCTTGAACTAGTAAATATCTGATGAGGCTTCATATTCTAGTGAAAGCTGAAGCCTGTACACACCCTGCCAGACATGTTAAAGTAGGCAATTACTCCATGGGAGACAGTGATCCTTAAAATCACACCTGGAATTTTTTAAGGCCCTTTCTTGTGTTTTgaaattttcctattttcttagttttcctctgctttcatttttccttctctgcttAGCCCTCTCATAAAGTGATTGTTGTTGATCCATCACCGTAAAGAGAAAATGTAGTTTTTTCCCTGGTTTTTAGGATGGTTTTGATATAcggtcatgcactgcataatgtTTCTGTCAACAATGGACTGCATATACAGCGGTGGTCCCACAAGATTATAGAGtaacatatttttactgtaccttttccatCTTTAGGTATGTTTAGCCACACAAATACTTATTATTGTGTTaccattgcctacagtattcagtcaGTAACAGACTGTACAGGTTTGGAGTCTCAGAGCAATAAGCTATACCATATAACCTAGGTgcatagtaggctataccatctaggtttgtgtaagtacactctatgatgttcacacaatgatgaaacaGCCTAAGGACACACTTCTTAGAATGCATCCCTGTCATTAAGTAACATATTAGGTAAAGTGTTGTGTAAGTGTTGATTTAAGATATTTGTctggttatttttattcttcattggAAAGAACAACAGTATTATTTTACCATGAAAACTATCAAATTTACACTCTAGGCTGGCAAAAATGGTTGCAGTATTGTTTGGAAAAgtagctattaaaataaaaaacactacaATGGTTAgcttttaaattagattttggaAAAAGGTTAACAAGAGGTCTATCTAATTTTGAGAACTTGTCATAGTAGGTCTTTCTGTTGTTAAAAGTTTTAGAatggaccgggcgcagtggctcatgcctgtaatcccagtactttgggaggctgaggtgggtggatcacctgaggtcaggagttcgagaccagcctggccaacatggtgaaacctccatctctactaaaaatacaaaaaattagctggttgtggtggcaggagcctgtaatcccagctacttgggaggctgaggcaggagaattgcttgaacccgggaggcagaggttacagtgagctgagatggtgccattgcattccagcttgggcaacaagagcaaaactctgtcttgaaaaaaaaaaagttttggaatGTAGAGATAGTTTCTGTTGCCACTATTAATAAAACAATGTAGGACAGTCAGAAAGCTTAGTGAAAGTGGACCTGGTAGGTCTGGTCAGCTCTTTAGCCTAGTGATAGTATCTGTAGCTCACTGCTTCTCCTGCATCTGCTGAAGTGGCTACAGGAGCTTCCAGGTGCCTCTGGAATCTATTTTGCTTCCCCTTTGTTCACTGACATCCTCACTTAGGACACATTTGTCTGCAAGAAGCAAAAATCAATCAGGAGTTTTAAGGAAGGAGGTGTAACATTTCCTTGCTTCAATCCAGGTTCCACTGCTGGAAAATGTGCTTTAAACTAAAACCCTTATGTGTCCTTTATTCTCTGTCACttgattcaaattttttttttcttttagacaaagAGAACTGTCACCCTCACCTGCCTCTTTCTTGAACAGCATGCTTACCTTAATTTCAAGCGTGATAGCACCACTCTGTATAGGCAACTTGCAGGTAGGTGTTTTCGCTGCCCCACAGGTTGTATAACAGGATGAATAGCCCCGACAATATATCCTTTAAGATAATAGTCTTCCACTTTTGTTACTATATCCAGAATTGAATTTATCTTGATGACTTCTGGGTTTGATGAAGCTGAAATATCAAAAGCAAATAGAAATTTGCGTATTCTTAAGATTGAATTATACATTATTTCTACCTATGTGTGATAATACTAATGAATAGGAAAagatcttggccaggtgcagaggcacatgcctgtaatcccagcactttggaaggctgaggcaggaggactgtttgagcccaggagtttgagaccagcctgggcaacataacaggAACATAGTAggacattgtctctacaaaaaaacaaaacaaaacaaataaaaaaaaactccaatGGCTTAATCTCAGATAAAGTTACATTAacatgtatttatacatttttaaagtcatttcagaaaaaaggaaaagtgtgACCTTACAAATTAGTAGATACCTAATATCACCAATATGTCTAAAGCAGAAATACAATGTCTTATGAATTTTTTCAATTGTCAGTTTCACTTTTTAAGATTTCATTTGAGTGACTATATTTCCATTAATAGATATTGAAGACATACATAGGAGATACAATAATTTGAAGAGCCAGTCATTTTTATGACTGAAGAAGATGAGatgcataatttcttttcttttctttttttcttttttgagagagggtctcactctgtcccccaggctggagtgtagtggcacaatcatggctcaccgtagcctccacctcctgggctcgcACAATccttccacgtagctgggactataggtgcatgccaccacccccggctaagttttgtattttttgtagaggcgaggttttgccgtgttgcccaggctgatctcaaactcctgagctcaagcaagcctcctgccttgccttcccaaagtgttgggattataggtgtgagccaccgctcccagccggGATGCataatttcctaaaaataaaattcataccaatctaataattaaaaatgggagaaatggCATTTATTAGGCAGCACTTGTCAAGTGCTTTCTTATTTCTAATTACTCTTTCAAAGCACTGTGTTTTAAGTTTATCTGGGAAGCTAAACGTATAATTTCTCATGGCGCTTATGTAAATGCTTGAGTAAAGGTGAATGAAAAAGTACAGATATCCagtagtctctttaataaataaaaattctaaacatagtggaaatttaaatgcaaaattgATTTGCAATTAAACCATTCCTTGAAGGATAGCAAATCTGTAGAAACTATAGAATAGCACTATCTGTACAGACCTTAGAATAGTAAAAGGAAAAGAGTGTGTTATTTGAGAAAATGTTCTTAATGATCCAgcaatattaatttaaataacaaCTTTATTTGCTACAACAATATTTCTCATGGTATGAAAAACAATCAAGAATACCTAGAAATAGACCTGCATTTTGACTATCTCTTAAGTAACAAGACATATGAAATTAATTCCAGATATGAGCCTAGTTGGCTGTTGACCTCTGTCAGTGTGGTGAGTGGTGTCTGGCAAAGAACTGCTGCTGATTGCCTGAGCACAGGAAGGAGGTTAAGAAGCAGATGAGGAGGAAGGGCCAGAGGAAATCCCCTCCTACCCTTACATTAGTATCCACATGATGAAACAAATCCACCATCAGTGGGTATTCATGCCAacttcaaaaactaaaataagcgCTCAACAGAAAAGTTATATAAACCAGGAAGTGTTCACTTCCTCCAATTTTCACCCTCTTTTGGATTTAAATTAATAGTTTACttacaatatattttcttcatcattATGAATaggaatgaaaacaaagagaatgATCTTGGACTTTGAAGAAACAGCTGGGCTTCCTTGTAAACAGCCCAGCTCTGCTTGTTGGTGTGGCAATTCTGTGATTCATTTGGTTTTGCTCTTTAGTATTTTGACTACCAACTCTGATTTCTAAACAAAGGAACTGAAAAACTATAACAAAATGGAAGCAACTCTTAACACTAAGGAATGAAACATAACCTAAACTTATTTTTAGAACTATATACtaattctaaaaaaatttaaagaaaatcgTTTACTGCAGGAAGTGGAAATGTCTTAGTGTAATCCAAAAGAATCTTCATAGTCTGGCCTCTGCCTCTTGATTCAGCCTCCATGCGTGTTAGTCTTTCTCTTACGTGTCTTGCTTTGGGATGCTGGAAGGACTTGGTGTTTCTGAACCTGCCACTCTGTTTCATGCCACCAGGACTTCATTTCCTTCCCTGTTCTCCCAGCCTGAGTTAATTATTCCTTCCTCTGGGCTGCATGTCCTTCTACTAGTGCGCTTATCAGATTGTATCGTAGTTATTTGTTTATATGTCTTGGCTGTTAGACTGAGAATTCCTTAAGGGAAAGGAACCTACTGTATTCATGTCTTTCTATGTCTAGCATGTTCCTTAGGTCACTATGTTAAATTGGAAATACTGCTCATAAGGGGAATTAAGAAATGAAGTTATTGCATAAAAAAGGCAAGCAATCAAGATTAGCTAgtggaaataaaaaaagttagGTTAGCAATGTCAGGAACAATTGTTCACATTATCTAGGCCTTGGAAAAGAGagacaaaacagagaaaaacaggCAGTGACATGGAATTTGTAAAAATTCTTTTGATCatggaagtggggatggttaagaACATACCGAGAATCCAAATAAATAGAGTTAAAGGTCATATTCACTTCAGGAGTCTCTAGCATAAGGCTCCACCACATGTtcctcattttaatgatattacaATGAGAAAAAGCCATgttgcaaatgaagaaaaaatactgaGAGGTGGAGCTAATGGGATTTAATTAGCTCCATCTTTGAATGAAATCCAGAAAGAAATTTGGGAGAAGATTGTACCACAAATAATGATTTAATGAAGGGGAAGAATGTGGCTTTTATTCAGAAAAGTTCACATGAGCTTGTGGGC from Pongo abelii isolate AG06213 chromosome 11, NHGRI_mPonAbe1-v2.0_pri, whole genome shotgun sequence carries:
- the RFTN2 gene encoding raftlin-2 isoform X2, with the translated sequence MGCGLRKLEDPDDSSPGKIFSTLKRPQVETKTEFAYEYVLLDFTLQASSNPEVIKINSILDIVTKVEDYYLKGYIVGAIHPVIQPVGQRKHLPASCLYRVVLSRLKLRITSDRLSSTLARLRISKEKRSEKKKKGKGQYLLAFKWNFYFCFCLISPKNSAAPSGQRRPRLVIEECPLTSEAQTNDAAKELIEKINFAAKRGMKFVGFISQPYSPYKFCNGTNHDGDIESMLHVRHSSDENCRSWNEGTLSGQSSESGIEEELHHESGQYPMEQNGSPSSSKSRKGEASDNKLYTVFNAFDDDSTSWTYQEGILSMKVTRKGSVISTLDADWLELTTFYYKQGLSLIDSFVFWETSKGEHLPKSLEGFFIYEEEGSGVPGSSRKGNDAIVVEQWTVIEGCEIKTDYGPLLHTLAEFGWLLTSVLPTPVLRHDSPQPGSGHSRVPE